GGCAAAAATGTATTCATACAGTATAGAAATGATGAAAGAACAGCGAAATGGGTCGAGAATAAAACACGAACCAGACTCTGATTCGGACTCTGGTCCTAGACCTTGGTTCTTTATATCAGCgatgatagatagacagatagatagatagatagatagatagaatatagatagatagatagatagatcgaatatagacagatagatagatagatagatatagacagatagatagatagatagatagatagagagatagagagatagatagatatatacacaagtaaaatatatatagatagatagatagatagatagattatagacagatagatatatatatagatagatagatagatagatagatagattatatatagatagatagatagatagatagatagatagatatatagatagatagatagatagatagatagatagatagatagatatagatagatagatagatagatagatagatagatagataaatatgaTATCTAGTACTATCGATCTATCTCAGATAGATATCCATGTCTAGATAAGACTAAATCTATCATAGTATATAATCGATCTATCTAATATATCATAATAGATTCTATATCTTAGTATAGATTATATCTAAACTTAGACAGTATATCTAAGAatgtatagatagatatgtatatatatatatatagatagatagatagatagatagatagatagatagatagatagatagatagatagatagatagatatatagatagatagatagaatatagatagatagatagataagatagatatatatagatagatagatagatagatagtagatagatagatagatagatagacgtGAAtgtatagacagatagatagatatcttcTAATCATAAATGAGCGTCTTAGTTCCTAATATCTACCgggctgtttatttattttaattttttgggaATAAaatattccgtttttttttttttttcacttaacatatttaaacaaactacAAGCGATTTCAACAGCGACGGAAGCCTGCATTTCAATGAACCGAGTACCTTCTTTGTGATGGTTGAATTTTAAACTTTGCGGTGCACACCCAGCCCGATCTTAAACCAGCATGACCAGTCTCTCAGCCCAGCATGACCAGTTAAAAAGCAGGAGCGCGCTTCTCGCAGGACGATGGGATTTTAAAAGGgatcacaaccccccccccaaaaaaaaatacatttaattgatatttgtattttaccgatgttaatttttaaaaaatcacagtaAATAATACGAATTCATATCAATTCAAAGCCATACTGACAACAAAAGGGCCTGCATATTAAAATCTGACAGTGCCATCCTTACTAGTAAACACAGAAATATTTCTCGTTAGCATATTTCGCAATATTTTGGTAGAAGGCTGCCTGTAGATCATTGTAGgctataatatttaaaattacattttgatataatatttaaaattacaatgggatataatatttaaaattacaatgtAACCCttcaatgtgtttgtgtgtctgttatCCATATTGTTGTTGCTTTGTTGCGTGGCGTATTTAATAACacaatgcatattttataatgcatttatttctgttttatcatGTAGAATCATATATCAAATTAGGCAGAATCGCAAAATGAATgggtagttttattttatttttgtatttattttttttggtcacaTTGTCCACGTATCGCTCGGGTATCTTTGTCATTTTCAGAGAACAAGGTTATATAATTTGGATAATTTAAACCTAGTGGATATTGCCATGGttatattattaaaagtgtgcttttaataaaataacttgtgCTTTTAATAAAGTATCACTACACGATACTGACAATAAAATAAACGACTTTGTATCGAACGATATTAGGCAAACAGTATTAAATtacataaatgcatttcaaaaacattgaaaacattttaaccaCCACGGGAGCCCCTCCTCCCGTCCCCccatccctccatccatccctccatccctccatccctccctccatctcCGGGTCTCTTACCGTTTTCTTGCGGGGCAGCGAGCGTTCTCTCTGGGTTAAAATAGGACATTACCGCCGCGGTGCAGAGCATCTTCAAAACCCCGGCAACACATTCATCCAAGCAATCTTTCCCCTACctgactatctatctatctatctatctatctatctatagctcCACCTGCCAGTGTatctttgtctgtttttttttttttttttttttttttttttttggttgtaaatAATCCTAAGCAGAGATGTGTGATTGGAAATCCTCTATGAAGAATACAATTAGAATATATTTCACGGccgtttcctctctctctctctctctctctctctctctctctctctctctctctctctctctctctctctctctctctctctctctctctctctcgtaaaCAGAACTGAGCTGTCTGGAGAAGGTATAGACGCTGCTTCTATAGATTGGTCTACGTTTCTCTGCCTCGATTGAGGCACACAGGCATTTGAATATGATGTAGCAGTAAGATACGAATGCAGTAAGATAAGATTTCTCAATTTCATTGGGTCAGCCCTTTATAGCATATGTCTatatgaaatgtctttataatatacagcaatagaccttgatattgatgagatccagccctctgaaatgtctttataatatacagcgctagaccctgatattgatgagatccagccctctgaaatgtctttataatatacagcgctagaccctgatattgatgagatccagccctctgaaatgtctttataatatacagcactagaccctgatattgatgagatccagccctctgaaatgtctttataatatacagcattagaccctgatattgatgagatcacagccctctgaaatgtctttataatatacagcactagaccctgatattgatgagatccagccctctgaaatgtctttataatatacagcgctagaccctgatattgatgagatccagccctctgaaatgtctttataatatacagcactagaccctgatattgatgagatccagccctctgaaatgtctttataatatacagcactagaccctgatattgatgagacacagccctctgaaatgtctttataatatacagcactagaccctgatattgatgagatccagccctctgaaatgtctttataatatacagcactagaccctgatattgatgagatccagccctctgaaatgcctttataatatacagcgctagaccctgatattgatgagatccagccctctgaaatgtctttataatatacagcactagaccctgatattgatgagatccagccctctgaaatgtctttataatatacagcgctagaccctgatattgatgagacacagccctctgaaatgtctttataatatacagcactagaccctgatattgatgagatccagccctctgaaatgtctttataatatacagcactagaccctgatattgatgagacacagccctctgaaatgtctttataatatacagcactagaccctgatattgatgagatccagccctctgaaatgtctttataatacacagcactagaccctgatattgatgagatccagtctttaaaatccattctctcacctcttattagctttattaacaggatcgctgacccctccctttaaaggagcgctgaccatctttaaaatccattctctcacctcttattagctttattaacaggatcactcgcccctccctttacaggagcgctggccatctttaaaatccattctctcacctcttattagctttattaacaggatcactggcccctccctttacaggagcgctgaccatctttaaaacccattctctcacctcttattagctttattaacatgatcactggcccctccctttacaggagcgctgaccatctttaaaatccattctctcacctcttattagctttattaacaggatcgctggcccctccctttacaggagcactgaccatctttaaaatccattctctcacctcttattagctttattaacaggatcgctggcccctccctttacaggagcgctgcccatctttaaaatccattctctcacctcttattagctttattaacaggatcgctggcccctccctttaaaggagcgctgactgTATTATCACAAGGCAAATTCTATATGCTTATCACATCTCTATTGAAAGGACAGACAGTAATAAAGTACCACTGAAACTCAAGAACTACAGTAGCTTACAACAATACTTCGTCTGCAAATAATATGTGATCTATTGGACTAGCTGGGCAGTTAACAACATAGGCTGTAGTCCCTTAACCAGGTTTATTCAGTAACACCAAAGCTGCTGAGCCAGGCAGAGCGGTGCCGAGCAAACAAGATAAGATCGGCCCCCCAGTCAGCTCAACTGGAGAGCTGTTCAGCAATCTTGCATTGCATGACAGTCAGAGGGATCAAAGTTGAAATACGTGTTGCGAGGCTGCTGTAGCGATGACCTTATCCACGATGGAGAGAGGGCTTCTGAAATCTGTCAAAGTTTAGAAACTCCCCtcaagtctattattattattattactatttaattcattttatctATGAGGGGTCAGAGAATAGTTATACGCGCTCCTGTTATTGACCCCgagatattatttattattattattattattatgagtattGAAATTACTCGCTCGTGTTACCCCGAGAGGTGGTCACATAGTAACAAGATTAGCGTCATTCTTATTGACGTTGCaacattgttatcaccaaacACGGCATGGATATTTCTCCAGAAAATTCCCCGCAGACTGTCCTGGAATCCCACCTAGCGTGTCGTAACACAGAGGAATGTTTTGAGATTGTTTCCCGctttttatcttcattttctgAAGATTAAAACGAGACTTGCCTTACTCCACCTTGTTTCTTTCATGCTGTACGTTTTGTGAGGTGTGTTTTGGGCCATTCTGCGACCTGTAGATTGTGTTTGCCACCCTCGGCCCGGGCCCCACCCCCCCACCGTCGCCCCACCTCACCCCAAAAACCTCGCCCCACCCTCACCCCCGGCTCCAGCCAATCAGATGAGGTCTAGCGGGGCCAGGCACGATTAAAGGGGCGGGCGAAAGCCTtgagaatgattttttttttttttagttatgaaaatgctctgcttttactggtgcttcaataaaaatgtttttttttttaatttcacacgCTTCGATTCTGTGTTTGAAATCCACAAATCTGAGCTTAAATGATtaaggactacagctcccagcatgcctctgcacccgcggcaatggcaagggatgctgggagctgtagttctttaactgcaaaGCGCTGGGCTGGGCCgtattacattgtttttcctGAGGTTGTGTTGCTTTGACTGCGAGTCTGTATAGAAGAGCCAACAGCGCCGTCTAGTGCACAGTGAGTGTATTGCCAGCAAGACAAAAAGGATGCTTGAATGtaataaactaacacagacaccaaaaaGAATGGATTATATTGTAgcatcaaactgaacaggattgtggggctctgtctgtctgtaatagattacacaccacacacaactatttgtgtatatttttttattgattatacattatatatgtttgACATTTTCATTCTAGAAATATAGAAAAGCGTTTCGatatataataaagtatataGGCATGTATATGGGTTTATATTGAATGAGTTTCACATAGTTATTCTGATTGAGAGAGAACAggaaggaggggagagagggatgagaggagggggagagagatagagggagagggagggagagaggagggcgGAGAGGAAGGGGGAGTGGAGATGGAAGAGAAGgatgagaggaggagggggagagagagggagggagagtcGCTTCTAATTTTCATCAGTCGGTTTCATATTCATAACAACAATGGcctgaaatagaagaaaaaaatattattcatttaaatacattaatattgatCAAGCTAATGTGAGCGAGACCAGAAATGcacagcgctcctttaaagggaggggccagtgatcctgttaataaagctaataagaggtgagagaatggattttaaagatggtcagcgctcctgtaaagggaggggtcagtgatcctgttaataaagctaataagaggtgagagaatggattttaaagatggtcagcgctcctgtaaagggaggggtcagtgatcctgttaataaagctaataagaggtgagagaatggattttaaagatggtcagcgctcctgtaaagggaggggccagtgatcctgttaataaagctaataagaggtgagagaatggattttaaagatggtcagcgctcctgtaaagggagggggtcagtgatcatgttaatagtGATcgtgttaataaagctaataagaggtgagagaatggattttaaagatggtcagcgctcctgtaaagggaggggccagtgatcctgttaataaagctaataagaggtgagagaatggatttgaagggggtgagggaggggcagTGGTAATGTTGCTTACCTGTGATTGGCTGGGCCTGAGGCCAGCGCAAGCGAACCCTGACATCACAATCAAGAGCACCATTCCGCTCAGAATGTAGATGATCGAGACCCAAAAAGTAGTgagcagagtgtgctgcagaACAGGGATAATAATCAATTGAGAGAGACACAGTGTTCTGGAGAACAGGAATAATAATCAATTGAGAGACACAGAGTGAGACAGGCTCAATTATcaagagacacactgagacacacaaacacacacacttacatgGAATTGTTCTGGCCAGCAGGGGTCAGTACAGTTGGATAAAGCAGTAATGTTGAAATCGTGTGGAAAGAGCTGTATTTTGCTTGTTGCCTGAACCATCTGTTGCATGACTGCGAAGGGCGACACTAAAATACTGATAATATTCACCGCCAAACATGCAGTGACCTGAAGAGAGCAGAGATACGACAATCACAAACAACACAGAGATACCttacaccaaacacgattcagacacccccctgagcttcaatctgcatagttttatatattatacagcaacaccaaacacgattcagacacccccctgagcttcaatctgcatagttttatatattatacagcaacaccaaacacgattcagacagcccccctgagcttcaatctgcatagttttatatattatacagcaacaccaaacacgattcagacacccccctgagcttcaatctgcatagttttatatattatacagcaacaccaaacacgattcagcttcaatctgcatagttttatatattatacagcaacaccaaacacgattcagacagcccccctgagcttcaatctgcatagttttatatattatacagcaacaccaaacacgattcagacacccccctgagcttcaatctgcatagttttatatattatacagcaacaccaaacacgattcagacacccccctgagcttcaatctgcatagttttatatattatacagcaacaccaaacacgattcagacagcccccctgagcttcaatctgcatagttttatatattatacagcaacaccaaacacgattcagacaccccctgagcttcaatctgcatagttctCTGTATGATGctgtaacagacagacagacagacagacttacCAGCTGTTTTGTTGGTCTGTTTTCAGAGACGATGCAAAGAATTCCTGAAATGAtgaactaaaaaagaaaaaaactgtttaatcacCATTGAAGCGAACGCAAAATGAATCTAAAATAGAGTGAGTATTGTCACGGGTCAGGGTTAAGGGGTCAGGGGTCAGGGCACGTGTACCAGCAGTCCAATCAAGAAAGGCTGGAGACTGAAACTGTCTGTCTCAAATACTTTCCAGTCTTCGAATCCGATGATCATCACAGTGAGACCAAGGAAAAGCACGGCAATCTAAAGAGGAAgaaaaacacagcagagctgcaTTCAGCACACGAGAACACGAGAACACAACATGAGAACACAGAACACGAGaactcagaacacagaacacagcacacgagaacacagaacacaagaACACGAGAAAACGAGAACTCAGAACACAACATGAGAACACAGAACACGAGAACTCAGaactcagaacacagaacacaagaACACGAGAACACAACACGAGAACACAGAACACgagaacacagaacacaagaACACGAGAACACGAGAACTCAGAACACAACATGAGAACACAGAACACGAGAACTCAGaactcagaacacagaacacaagaACACGAGAACACAACATGAGAACACAGAACATGAGAACTCAGAATACAGAACACGAGAACACGAGAACTCAGAACACAACATGAGGACACAGAACACAAGAAGACGAGAACACGAGAACAGAATTTAGAACACAGAACGCATGAATCCagtcccctccctccctcccctccctccctctctctctctctctctctctctctctctctctctctctctctctctctctctctctctcacccccacACTCTTGGGCTCTCCTCTTATGAATCTATGCAGAGGCTTGACTCCGCCCGCCAGCATGGTCTCTGAGCAGCTCTGCACAGTAGCAGCGCCCTCTGGTGGACAGGTCTCTGGTACTGCAGGCAGGATGCACACACTCGGCTCCGCTGTGGACATTGTAGCGAGCctagagaagagagagaaaacaattggcgagtcCTAGAATGAAGAGAAGAACAattactgagagagagagagagagagagagagagagagagagaggagagatagagagagaggagagagagagagagaggaaagagagagagagagagagaggaggagagagagagagaggaggagagagagagagag
Above is a window of Polyodon spathula isolate WHYD16114869_AA chromosome 54, ASM1765450v1, whole genome shotgun sequence DNA encoding:
- the si:ch1073-291c23.2 gene encoding membrane-spanning 4-domains subfamily A member 15, translated to MSTAEPSVCILPAVPETCPPEGAATVQSCSETMLAGGVKPLHRFIRGEPKSVGIAVLFLGLTVMIIGFEDWKVFETDSFSLQPFLIGLLFIISGILCIVSENRPTKQLVTACLAVNIISILVSPFAVMQQMVQATSKIQLFPHDFNITALSNCTDPCWPEQFHHTLLTTFWVSIIYILSGMVLLIVMSGFACAGLRPSQSQAIVVMNMKPTDEN